The following coding sequences are from one Methanococcoides orientis window:
- a CDS encoding DUF3887 domain-containing protein, with protein sequence MKLKIKALLVLIIAVAIFQSGCTSIDEESFNADIEGYADPIAENALQAINEKNYTKFSADLDPTMKKAFTEEIFLKSANIVQDELGNYTSKELLDINAAERHTVVIYQANFEKQTDDVILRLIFVNSDGQVELRGIWLESSQLKKRMALEERI encoded by the coding sequence ATGAAATTAAAGATAAAAGCATTATTGGTTCTCATCATCGCAGTAGCGATATTCCAGAGTGGATGTACATCCATAGATGAAGAAAGCTTCAATGCCGATATTGAGGGATACGCAGACCCTATTGCAGAAAATGCACTCCAAGCCATCAATGAGAAGAACTACACCAAATTCTCCGCCGACCTGGACCCTACGATGAAAAAGGCATTCACGGAAGAGATCTTTCTGAAGTCAGCAAACATAGTTCAGGATGAGCTTGGCAACTATACTTCAAAGGAACTGCTGGACATCAATGCTGCCGAAAGGCATACTGTTGTGATATACCAGGCAAACTTCGAGAAACAGACCGATGATGTGATCTTACGCTTGATATTCGTAAATTCAGACGGTCAGGTGGAACTCAGGGGAATCTGGCTTGAATCCTCACAATTAAAGAAACGTATGGCTCTGGAAGAGAGAATATAA
- a CDS encoding ABC transporter ATP-binding protein yields MSITVDQDIKEKETVIETIGLKKSYYLTDVEVPILHGININVKKGDFVAIMGPSGSGKSTLMNMLGCLDRPTEGHVMIMGMDINIISDMELAKLRGMEIGFVFQNFSLVSRLSALQNVLLPTYANRRPDIDVNERARQLLDLVGLSDRMDHKPTELSGGQSQRVAIARALINDPAIILADEPTGNLDSKTSIEIMELFSELHKKGSTIIMITHDPETSAYADRTIHVKDGYIENN; encoded by the coding sequence ATGAGCATTACGGTTGATCAGGACATAAAAGAAAAAGAGACAGTTATCGAAACCATTGGTCTGAAAAAGAGCTACTACCTGACGGATGTTGAAGTCCCCATACTTCACGGTATCAATATCAACGTGAAAAAGGGTGATTTCGTAGCAATAATGGGTCCATCAGGTTCCGGTAAAAGCACTCTTATGAACATGCTTGGATGTCTTGACAGGCCCACTGAAGGTCATGTGATGATCATGGGGATGGACATCAACATAATCTCCGATATGGAACTGGCAAAGCTCAGAGGAATGGAGATAGGGTTCGTGTTCCAGAACTTCAGCCTTGTCTCCAGGCTTTCAGCCCTTCAGAATGTCCTTTTGCCAACCTATGCAAACCGCAGACCGGACATCGATGTGAATGAACGTGCCAGGCAACTCCTCGATCTTGTGGGACTCTCAGACCGCATGGACCACAAGCCAACTGAGCTATCCGGAGGGCAATCACAGAGGGTTGCCATTGCCAGGGCACTGATCAACGATCCTGCCATAATCCTTGCAGACGAGCCTACGGGAAACCTTGACTCAAAGACAAGTATCGAGATCATGGAGCTTTTTTCAGAACTACACAAGAAAGGAAGTACAATAATCATGATCACACACGATCCTGAAACCTCAGCATATGCTGACAGGACGATCCATGTCAAGGACGGCTATATCGAAAATAACTAA
- a CDS encoding AAA family ATPase, protein MNIDTKITNLIKSGAPIIQIISYETLRIHASLIKAASKTGRTVYVWNRTEGLSELDQNGQLNEKDEDMRDPSSILEWFVDNDSDNLLLLLEDFHPDLTEQQPHIINRLRCIARSCLSQKLINRTLLLSQPIKHLPVELEKDVQVVELPLPSTNEIKQIMKSVRQRFDLHERDYQESSRLTEAALGLTTTEASLAFSMAAVGNKRLTDAEVPLIAAEKEQVIRKRGHLEFYQPDQGLDEIGGLDKLKDWLGRRERAFTEDARDFGLESPRGILLLGLPGTGKSLAAKAVSNAWQLPLLRLDMGRVFGGIVGQSEENIRSALNTAEALAPCILWIDEIEKGMAGAQSSGATDGGTTSRVLGTFLTWMQEKTKPVFVLATANNISQLPPELLRKGRVDEIFFVDLPDSNDRKDIIRIHLRKRKRSPTHFTDIELDHLVEISRGFTGAELEEAVKEAMFRSFDYGRDITADDLEDAINDTTPLSHTMREVIESTRQWAKGRAVPASDRAPEVLDKIDIRSKQPRLRQEIENPFISDIEGQ, encoded by the coding sequence ATGAATATTGATACTAAAATCACGAATCTGATTAAATCTGGTGCTCCAATTATTCAGATTATCAGCTATGAAACATTAAGGATTCATGCATCTTTGATTAAGGCTGCTTCTAAAACTGGAAGAACTGTTTATGTATGGAATCGAACAGAGGGATTGTCAGAATTGGATCAAAATGGGCAATTAAATGAAAAAGATGAAGATATGCGTGATCCATCATCGATTCTTGAATGGTTTGTTGACAATGACTCTGACAATTTATTATTATTACTTGAGGACTTTCATCCAGATCTTACAGAACAACAGCCTCATATTATCAATAGACTTAGGTGCATTGCACGCTCTTGTTTATCTCAAAAACTAATAAATCGTACTTTATTATTATCACAACCAATCAAACATTTGCCTGTTGAACTTGAGAAAGATGTACAGGTTGTGGAATTGCCCTTGCCAAGTACTAATGAGATTAAGCAGATTATGAAAAGTGTTCGTCAACGTTTTGATTTGCATGAGCGTGATTATCAGGAATCATCTCGTTTAACAGAAGCAGCTCTTGGTCTTACTACAACTGAAGCATCACTTGCTTTCTCAATGGCCGCAGTGGGAAATAAAAGATTAACTGATGCTGAAGTTCCTTTGATTGCAGCTGAAAAAGAACAGGTCATAAGAAAACGTGGTCATCTTGAATTTTATCAACCAGATCAAGGGTTGGACGAGATTGGTGGGCTTGATAAACTAAAAGATTGGTTAGGGCGTAGAGAAAGAGCTTTTACTGAAGATGCAAGAGATTTTGGTCTTGAATCACCAAGGGGAATTTTACTTCTTGGTTTGCCAGGTACTGGTAAAAGTCTTGCTGCAAAAGCGGTTTCCAACGCATGGCAATTGCCTCTTTTAAGGTTGGATATGGGTCGTGTATTTGGTGGTATTGTTGGGCAATCTGAAGAAAACATTCGATCTGCTCTAAATACTGCTGAAGCATTAGCACCCTGTATTCTTTGGATAGACGAAATTGAAAAAGGAATGGCTGGTGCACAAAGTTCGGGTGCAACCGATGGCGGAACTACTTCTCGTGTTCTTGGAACGTTTTTGACATGGATGCAGGAAAAGACAAAACCCGTATTTGTGCTCGCAACAGCAAACAATATTTCCCAGCTACCACCTGAATTATTAAGGAAAGGTCGAGTTGATGAAATTTTCTTTGTAGATCTTCCTGATTCCAACGATAGAAAAGACATAATTCGTATTCATCTTCGCAAGCGTAAACGAAGTCCAACTCACTTCACAGATATTGAACTAGATCATCTTGTCGAAATTTCTCGTGGGTTTACTGGTGCTGAACTTGAAGAAGCTGTAAAAGAAGCAATGTTCAGATCGTTTGATTATGGAAGGGATATAACTGCTGATGATCTAGAAGACGCGATTAATGATACAACTCCTCTTTCTCATACTATGAGAGAAGTCATCGAATCAACTCGTCAATGGGCAAAAGGACGTGCAGTTCCTGCAAGTGACAGAGCTCCAGAGGTTCTTGATAAAATTGATATTAGATCAAAACAACCAAGGTTACGTCAAGAAATAGAAAATCCATTTATATCTGATATTGAGGGTCAATAA
- a CDS encoding MarR family transcriptional regulator — protein MDALEKIFGKTAQITVLKNLIHHKGESTYLSGIAEETGLSHSSVARVIEPLLEANIVTEKRLGKQIRTFSLNLDNKLTLLVLDFYGDLAKMKV, from the coding sequence ATGGATGCTCTTGAAAAAATATTCGGAAAGACTGCACAGATAACTGTTCTGAAGAACCTTATCCACCACAAAGGTGAGTCCACCTACTTATCAGGTATTGCGGAAGAGACCGGCCTTTCCCATTCAAGTGTCGCAAGGGTCATCGAACCTTTGCTTGAAGCGAACATCGTGACCGAGAAACGCCTTGGTAAACAGATACGCACCTTTAGCCTGAACCTTGACAATAAGCTAACATTATTGGTACTTGACTTCTACGGTGATCTGGCCAAAATGAAAGTTTGA
- a CDS encoding PLDc N-terminal domain-containing protein, producing MLDSWIFFPINAIMFLMFAGLAIASTLFWLWMLIDCVMNEPSQGNDKLIWVIIIVFTQLLGAVIYFFFRRPKRIAQEISMSSEN from the coding sequence ATGCTTGATAGCTGGATATTTTTCCCGATAAACGCAATAATGTTCCTGATGTTTGCAGGACTTGCAATAGCAAGTACATTATTCTGGCTCTGGATGCTTATCGATTGTGTAATGAACGAACCATCACAGGGAAATGATAAGCTTATATGGGTAATTATAATAGTCTTTACTCAGTTATTGGGAGCAGTGATCTATTTCTTCTTCAGAAGACCAAAACGGATCGCACAGGAAATTTCAATGAGTTCAGAAAATTAA
- a CDS encoding COG1361 S-layer family protein, with amino-acid sequence MQRRNLKITKELPTLAILLVLLTIMLTPVSGQESSATSLDVDVQKYEPYPAEIGQYVDVWIKVENFRSGQSDDVSIRLVPEYPLSLDSENNAIKNIGILSPDTASVQEYRLYVDENAKPGTASFDVYYRGDSDSPWVKDTFEMKVGSTTFESKGTLELEDITANPGVFSPGDIGTVSFTLTNTATENTITFEGKDYDTNARVQSATLSGSEIIRTTSVEQDAGIIGPGNSVTLTFNVEVPEDTPEGTYYLDLSVIGNSHSYNNNWRVPLTVDSSSLKMIPSKPMTLTNGEGKIQFDVANLHPNTLSSVSIRPEAEGIKFSPAEYFIGTMKPDELFTIEFTAVVEDEEALTPLTLDAEYRNGFNDHTTSEEVGSFDLTEEDNGNGVTSAAAALGLAVVAGSTLFVYRKKKKD; translated from the coding sequence ATGCAAAGAAGAAACCTGAAGATAACAAAAGAATTACCCACACTTGCAATCCTCCTGGTGCTGTTGACAATTATGTTGACCCCGGTATCAGGACAGGAGAGCAGTGCAACAAGCCTTGACGTGGACGTCCAGAAATATGAACCATATCCAGCGGAGATAGGACAATATGTTGACGTCTGGATCAAAGTGGAGAACTTCCGTTCAGGACAATCCGATGATGTATCTATAAGACTTGTACCCGAATATCCACTCTCCCTCGATTCCGAGAACAATGCTATCAAAAATATCGGCATACTCTCCCCTGATACTGCATCCGTACAGGAATACCGCCTGTATGTGGATGAAAATGCAAAACCGGGAACAGCTTCTTTTGATGTATACTACAGAGGTGATAGCGATAGCCCCTGGGTAAAAGATACTTTTGAAATGAAGGTTGGGTCTACTACTTTTGAAAGCAAGGGAACACTTGAACTGGAAGATATTACAGCTAATCCCGGAGTATTCAGCCCAGGAGATATCGGAACCGTCAGTTTCACGCTTACCAATACTGCCACAGAGAACACAATAACGTTCGAAGGCAAAGATTACGATACTAATGCACGTGTCCAATCCGCAACTCTTTCAGGCTCTGAGATCATCCGGACCACAAGCGTAGAACAGGATGCAGGAATAATCGGACCGGGAAATTCAGTAACACTGACATTTAATGTGGAAGTTCCTGAAGATACACCGGAAGGTACCTACTACCTTGACCTTTCAGTTATCGGAAATTCACACTCATACAATAATAACTGGAGAGTTCCACTTACAGTTGACAGCTCATCCCTCAAGATGATACCATCAAAACCAATGACACTTACTAACGGTGAAGGGAAGATCCAGTTCGATGTGGCAAACCTTCATCCAAATACACTTTCATCCGTAAGTATCAGACCGGAAGCAGAAGGCATTAAATTCTCACCGGCAGAGTATTTTATCGGGACCATGAAGCCTGATGAACTTTTTACCATAGAGTTCACTGCAGTGGTGGAAGATGAAGAAGCATTAACCCCTCTTACACTGGATGCAGAATACAGGAATGGGTTCAACGACCACACAACCTCCGAAGAGGTCGGTAGTTTTGACCTTACAGAAGAAGATAATGGGAATGGCGTCACAAGCGCTGCTGCAGCCCTTGGACTGGCGGTAGTCGCCGGATCGACACTCTTTGTCTACAGAAAGAAGAAAAAGGATTAA
- a CDS encoding ABC transporter permease: MVNLRQSLEIATGSIFNSKLRSTLTTLGIVIGVAAVIANVAIGASFNQYFDEEIGTIGSNFIYVGAGANEANVLFDNELEVVRNTPGVVRASPLNEQVAEVTYMSDSRRVTVIGVTGDYDEVANIQLSEGSFIKDNDQYVAVIGNEVSEDTFERRLANKNSIDITFRTRDGEEITQTFQVKGIVEKSEASFISTGLDSDTSIFVPISTMNEILSVNDYSGIFAEGESIDTVTETSDEIDKRLGRYMGISSRDMEKDDIKPYFIVDQQELLEEAGSLSDALTALLTAVALISLVVGSIGIMNIMLVTVTERTSEIGLMKAIGYSNYDVLTMFIVESAVVGTIGGVIGVVLGCVGAYGAATFMGLPVVLPATKIFAGFVISILVGLIAGAYPANKAAKMKPVDALRHD, from the coding sequence ATGGTCAACCTCAGGCAGTCACTTGAGATCGCAACAGGAAGCATCTTCAACTCAAAGCTTCGTTCCACCCTTACAACCCTTGGCATAGTTATCGGTGTAGCTGCCGTTATAGCAAATGTTGCTATTGGTGCGAGCTTTAACCAGTACTTTGACGAGGAGATAGGGACCATTGGATCCAATTTCATATATGTAGGAGCGGGAGCAAACGAGGCGAACGTCCTGTTCGATAATGAACTGGAGGTAGTCAGGAACACACCCGGTGTTGTCAGGGCATCCCCACTCAATGAGCAGGTCGCTGAGGTGACATACATGTCGGACTCGAGAAGGGTGACGGTCATTGGAGTGACAGGCGACTATGATGAGGTCGCCAACATCCAGCTCAGTGAAGGAAGCTTCATCAAGGACAATGACCAGTACGTTGCTGTTATTGGAAATGAGGTCTCAGAGGATACTTTTGAGCGCAGGCTTGCAAACAAGAATTCCATAGATATAACTTTCCGAACCCGTGATGGCGAGGAGATCACGCAGACCTTCCAGGTAAAAGGAATTGTCGAAAAATCCGAAGCAAGTTTCATTTCAACAGGACTGGACTCTGATACAAGTATATTCGTTCCAATTTCCACAATGAACGAGATCCTGTCAGTAAACGATTATTCCGGAATATTTGCAGAAGGCGAATCCATAGATACGGTCACCGAGACCTCTGATGAGATCGATAAGAGACTAGGACGCTATATGGGGATCTCTTCGAGGGATATGGAAAAGGATGATATCAAACCCTACTTTATCGTGGACCAGCAGGAGTTGCTCGAAGAGGCCGGAAGTCTCTCAGATGCCCTTACTGCACTTCTTACAGCGGTTGCATTGATCTCACTTGTTGTGGGATCCATTGGTATCATGAACATCATGTTAGTAACGGTGACAGAACGCACATCCGAGATAGGTTTGATGAAAGCTATCGGATACTCCAATTATGATGTCCTGACAATGTTCATCGTGGAATCCGCTGTTGTGGGAACCATCGGGGGAGTAATTGGCGTGGTCCTCGGTTGCGTTGGAGCATATGGTGCTGCAACCTTCATGGGCCTGCCTGTTGTTCTACCTGCAACAAAGATATTCGCAGGGTTTGTGATCTCAATACTTGTAGGGTTGATCGCAGGCGCTTATCCCGCTAACAAAGCTGCAAAGATGAAGCCGGTAGATGCATTGAGACATGACTGA
- a CDS encoding sensor histidine kinase, whose amino-acid sequence MFARKSRWNAIIVLFITMLFISSILFLGIRANTEVEEQFIEQYTQGQTSQAQQISTGITTFLNEKVTMLEVLSIQPHQIPDDNFESTFANIYEKSKGFYVIEYVDKNGTIVSGYPEENTPLRYNLYENENNIPFDIIQQTGETYITDPLTTFEDELAIYVWVPVYVGENDFEGAFIAVIEIDEIAEETIKTENPAGYIYLINDHARLLYDSAETELIGKNYFDIVNEPDVSRLEIIGMQTEGLSGSGSFSERNENGFLEQKIISYEPVIWKNQQWSVGVVTPLWYVESLVQSIYIKQGLFAMISVAFILFIGSFIALILFSWNKTLEGEVKNKTSELERSNEYLQNANRKLKELDRLKNDFVSMVSHELKTPLTAMKTSSEFMKETECNPEVKEEMLDLIIRNIDRQARMVDDLLDISRIESGKMKFNPEDVNIREIVETSLQTVEKQAKDKGINIKVGYPEESLTIKTDKDKLIRVFVNLLTNAIKFTPHDGEVEISVTDAGNHIQASIKDNGIGIPPEKREKIFDKFYQVDSTATRKAGGTGLGLAIIKGIIDGQGGSIFVESEANKGSTFTFRLPKELKEEDFTEIEQY is encoded by the coding sequence ATGTTTGCCAGAAAAAGCAGATGGAACGCGATCATCGTTCTTTTCATAACGATGCTCTTTATCAGCTCGATCCTATTTTTAGGGATCAGGGCAAACACCGAGGTCGAAGAGCAGTTCATCGAGCAATATACCCAGGGACAAACATCACAGGCACAGCAGATCTCTACCGGCATAACCACCTTCCTCAATGAGAAGGTTACCATGCTGGAGGTCCTTTCCATACAACCCCACCAGATACCGGACGATAATTTTGAAAGCACCTTTGCCAACATATACGAAAAATCAAAGGGCTTTTACGTTATTGAATATGTGGACAAGAATGGAACTATAGTATCAGGGTATCCCGAAGAGAACACACCGCTAAGATACAACTTGTACGAGAATGAAAACAATATCCCTTTTGATATAATACAGCAGACCGGTGAAACTTATATTACCGATCCACTCACCACATTTGAGGACGAGCTGGCAATATATGTTTGGGTGCCTGTATACGTTGGTGAAAATGACTTTGAAGGCGCCTTTATTGCAGTTATCGAGATCGATGAGATCGCTGAAGAGACGATAAAAACGGAAAATCCTGCAGGATATATCTACCTGATCAACGACCATGCAAGACTTCTCTACGATAGTGCTGAAACAGAACTTATTGGAAAGAACTACTTTGACATTGTGAACGAGCCTGATGTAAGCCGCCTTGAAATAATCGGAATGCAGACAGAGGGGCTTTCCGGCAGTGGCAGTTTTTCGGAAAGGAACGAGAATGGTTTCCTGGAGCAGAAGATCATATCCTACGAACCTGTGATATGGAAGAACCAGCAGTGGTCCGTGGGTGTTGTTACACCACTTTGGTATGTGGAATCACTGGTCCAGTCAATATACATTAAGCAGGGACTCTTTGCAATGATCTCTGTTGCATTCATCCTCTTCATAGGCTCATTTATAGCACTGATCCTGTTCTCCTGGAACAAGACCCTTGAGGGTGAAGTAAAGAACAAGACATCAGAGCTGGAAAGATCCAACGAATACCTGCAAAATGCTAACCGGAAGCTTAAGGAGCTTGACAGGCTCAAGAACGATTTCGTGTCAATGGTATCACATGAGCTGAAAACACCATTGACCGCCATGAAGACCTCCAGTGAGTTCATGAAGGAAACTGAATGCAACCCCGAGGTCAAGGAAGAGATGCTTGACCTTATAATAAGAAACATCGATCGACAGGCAAGAATGGTGGATGACCTACTGGACATCTCACGCATTGAGTCAGGCAAGATGAAGTTCAATCCGGAAGACGTGAACATAAGGGAGATCGTCGAGACATCCCTGCAGACAGTTGAAAAGCAGGCAAAGGACAAAGGAATTAATATCAAGGTAGGATATCCTGAAGAGAGCCTTACCATCAAAACGGATAAAGACAAGCTTATCAGGGTCTTTGTGAACCTCCTGACGAATGCCATCAAGTTCACACCACATGATGGAGAGGTGGAGATCAGCGTAACGGATGCTGGAAACCACATCCAGGCAAGTATCAAGGACAATGGTATCGGCATACCCCCTGAGAAACGGGAGAAGATATTCGATAAGTTCTACCAGGTGGACAGTACCGCTACAAGAAAAGCAGGCGGAACAGGACTTGGACTTGCGATCATCAAAGGAATTATAGATGGACAAGGCGGCAGCATATTCGTGGAAAGCGAGGCCAACAAGGGCAGTACTTTCACATTCAGATTACCAAAAGAGCTAAAGGAAGAAGACTTTACAGAGATAGAGCAGTATTAA
- a CDS encoding response regulator: MEKETLDKDIMRLLEEQPDISTKEIAEKLSVSEDVVAKRVETLSDTREKILIVDDEPDAVMATKRALEADGYNVIDAGNGAMAFDLLRSDIPDVILLDVMMPDMDGFEVCKRLKEDPAYRNIPVIMLTAKGEIDDKVGGLDIGADDYVTKPFNLKELKARIKTVLRRAQD, encoded by the coding sequence ATGGAAAAGGAAACGCTTGACAAAGACATCATGAGACTTCTCGAGGAACAGCCGGATATCAGCACCAAGGAAATTGCAGAAAAACTATCTGTTTCTGAAGACGTGGTGGCAAAAAGAGTAGAGACCCTTTCAGATACCCGAGAGAAGATCCTTATCGTGGATGATGAACCTGATGCTGTCATGGCTACCAAAAGAGCACTTGAGGCAGATGGATACAATGTCATCGATGCAGGAAATGGTGCCATGGCATTCGATCTCCTGAGGTCCGATATCCCGGACGTTATACTTCTCGATGTAATGATGCCGGATATGGATGGCTTCGAGGTATGTAAGAGGTTAAAAGAAGATCCTGCATACAGGAACATACCTGTCATAATGCTTACTGCAAAGGGAGAGATCGATGACAAGGTCGGCGGTCTTGATATCGGGGCAGATGACTACGTAACAAAACCTTTCAACCTGAAGGAACTCAAAGCAAGGATCAAAACGGTGCTAAGAAGAGCACAGGACTGA
- a CDS encoding sensor domain-containing protein, with translation MKSMIRDFFGVVTRKQTYLNLTYLLFSFPLGTAYFIFLVTGLSMGLSLSITLIGIPILLLMLVAWWELASFERQLAIWLLGIDIPPMESRKFTNQKMTEKLKGYIMNPVTWKGLVFLFIKFPLGIFTLIVSFTLITLTITLLAVPFIYKTAYMDLGEYQFDSPEIAIAIMFGGLLLGIISLHIMNGLAKLSGVLAYHLLGSTGSAGIDENDYTYIDDVEIEDDVDYVENDKEENTENETEEDTPDTIPKTVVKAPAEIEDAVDRTEEDPQN, from the coding sequence ATGAAAAGTATGATACGGGATTTTTTTGGAGTGGTCACACGTAAACAGACCTATCTGAACCTCACATACCTGTTGTTCTCTTTTCCGCTTGGAACAGCATATTTCATTTTCCTTGTGACAGGACTTTCAATGGGTTTGAGCCTGTCTATAACCCTTATCGGCATTCCAATACTCCTATTGATGCTTGTGGCATGGTGGGAACTGGCATCATTTGAGAGGCAGCTTGCCATCTGGCTTCTGGGAATTGATATCCCGCCAATGGAATCACGGAAGTTCACAAACCAGAAGATGACAGAGAAGCTCAAAGGGTATATCATGAACCCGGTTACATGGAAAGGACTGGTTTTCCTGTTCATCAAGTTCCCACTGGGAATATTCACGCTAATAGTTTCATTCACGCTAATAACACTCACAATAACCCTGTTAGCAGTACCATTTATCTATAAGACCGCCTACATGGACCTGGGAGAATACCAGTTCGATTCTCCCGAGATCGCCATTGCGATAATGTTTGGTGGCCTGCTTCTAGGGATCATTTCACTGCACATCATGAACGGGCTTGCAAAGCTTTCCGGAGTTCTGGCCTATCACCTGCTTGGAAGCACCGGGTCTGCAGGTATCGATGAGAATGATTATACATACATCGATGATGTCGAGATCGAAGATGATGTAGATTATGTAGAAAATGATAAAGAAGAGAATACAGAAAACGAAACAGAAGAAGACACTCCAGATACGATACCCAAAACAGTGGTAAAAGCACCAGCAGAAATAGAAGATGCTGTGGATAGAACTGAAGAAGATCCACAGAATTGA